A stretch of DNA from Hoeflea ulvae:
ACTGGCAAGGATCTGGGAGCTTCAGCACGACTACACGCGCGCTGTGGAGGCCAGGGATGTGCCGATGATGATCGAGGTCAACCGCAACTTCCATGCGCAGATCGCAAAGGCGGGAAAGAACCGCTATTACGCCGAACTGTTCGAGCGGCTTCTCGACGAAGGCCGGCGGCTGCTGCGGCTCTATTACTCCTCCTACAATGACAAGCTGCCAAGGATCTATCTGCAGGAGCATGAGGTCATGCTGGCGGCCATAGAGAAGCAGGATATCGACGCCGCCGACCGCATCGCCAGGGCGCATGCCGAGCAGATCATCCGGCAAATCCAGGCCAGCATGACGGAAGACCGCCGCCTGAACGCGGATATAAGCCTCTGAAATAAAATGACTAAATGCATTTTCTGAACCGCGGATTCTGGACTCGAAATTTATTGTCGACAACGAAAATACAATAAACTATGGTTTTCCTGTCTCCGCAGAGAGGCACCCACGGCGGTCCATTCGCACAGAAGCGGAATTTGTCGTCGGTCAGAACACCATCAACGTCCGCTTCGCGGTCTAAAACACAGAGGGTTCTATGTTTCAAAAAATCAGAAAATGGGCGCTGGTCTCCATGCTGTCGGTTGCGGCATTCCCGGCAGTTGCCCAGGAAGTCACATGGCAGGTGCCGACATCGGTGCCCGAAGGCTCGCCCTTTTACGTCAATTTCCTCGAGCGTTTCGCCGACAATGTCGATGCTCTCACCAACAGCCGCGTGATGATCGAGCCTTTCGGCGCCGGCGTGCTGGTGCCTGCCTTGCAGGTCTATGACGGTGTCCGCGACGGCATCGTCCAGGCCGGTCACTCGACGCCCAGCTATCTGGTCAATCAGGATCCGCTCAACGCCATTTTCGCCGGTTTCCCGGGCGGCATGGGTCCTGAGGCCTATGTCACCTGGATCTATGAAAAGGGCGGCAAGGAAAAGCTCGCAGAACTGCGCGCCAAGGAAGGCTTCAAGAACCTGATCGTCGGCATCGGCTCGTCCGAAGTCATGGCGCATTCCAATGTGCCGATCACCAAGGCCGAAGACCTCAAGGGCATGAAGTACCGCACCTCCGGCCCATGGGCCAAGGTGATGGAAGAGTATTTCGGTGCAGTTCCGACGGTTGTTCCCCCCGGGGAAATCTACACTCTGCTGCAGCGCAAGGGCGTCGACCTGATCGAATGGGGTCCGCCCTCGGCCAACCTGCCTGAAGGCTTCCATGAAGCTGCCAAATACATCATCGTTCCGGGCGTGCACCAGCCGACCTTCCTGTGGGAAGTCGTGCTCAAGCAGGAAACCTGGGATGCGCTGCCTGACGATCTCAAGCCGTTGCTCGAGATGGCCGCAGAACTGACCACCATGCAGGCGCTGGTGCATTTCTACGGTGA
This window harbors:
- a CDS encoding GntR family transcriptional regulator — protein: MSVEEPVPADQPETKRKRGQGVGAVYDTLKREILNLTLEPGSAIDEVKLAERFGISRTPVREAMVKLAGEGLVVTLPNRFTIVAPIDFPNLPQFFDALTLMYRVTTRLAAANRTEAELARIWELQHDYTRAVEARDVPMMIEVNRNFHAQIAKAGKNRYYAELFERLLDEGRRLLRLYYSSYNDKLPRIYLQEHEVMLAAIEKQDIDAADRIARAHAEQIIRQIQASMTEDRRLNADISL
- the dctP gene encoding TRAP transporter substrate-binding protein DctP; its protein translation is MFQKIRKWALVSMLSVAAFPAVAQEVTWQVPTSVPEGSPFYVNFLERFADNVDALTNSRVMIEPFGAGVLVPALQVYDGVRDGIVQAGHSTPSYLVNQDPLNAIFAGFPGGMGPEAYVTWIYEKGGKEKLAELRAKEGFKNLIVGIGSSEVMAHSNVPITKAEDLKGMKYRTSGPWAKVMEEYFGAVPTVVPPGEIYTLLQRKGVDLIEWGPPSANLPEGFHEAAKYIIVPGVHQPTFLWEVVLKQETWDALPDDLKPLLEMAAELTTMQALVHFYGEDVVAMDSYRKGPNEVITLSPEFIKQLSDAGVDWISKTAEAQKAEGKSDMADILADYMAFKTLWSAESSYLVRNQD